The following proteins are co-located in the Ensifer sp. WSM1721 genome:
- a CDS encoding OmpA family protein, whose product MSIRSKLFATVALPVLSASLSVQPVLAESLMRPFEVAQEGQLSEEELLLQQRKQRAAEEESQGQAEEQQPQAEEQETPRRKKRQQQAEEQQPAAEEAAPQQAEEQETPRRKKRQQQAEEQQPAAEEAAPQQAEEQETPRRKKRQQQAEEQQPAAEEAAPQQAEEQETPRRKKRQQQAEEQQPAAEEAAPQQAEEQETPRRKKRQQQAEEQQPAAEEAAPQQAEEQETPRRKKRQQQAEEQQPAAEEGAPQQAEEQAPTRKKRQQQAEEQRPTDEQKAEERRQTDEQKAAEQPPVVPEGETTAEQPATEAPAQQTGEGEQQPVPGAEQPATAEQLQGEQPQGQPAPEVVDERTVEEKQKIAEDPAASDDTVVLPVEKGAAVLDSDKDADISGGNQARELRRKQREELRAKQESVAPPTDDASAQAAIRVETKEELSQRIEAVMKEEGERVEEAPAFAVPETTNIVNNTVINNTVINNTTVNNTTENNVTRLEVVEEVDDRVILGVGDRIFVRGDDRPRLRQNAEESYYDNLSGGRVRETIVRPGGYQIVTVYNRYGDILTRTRVDRDGNEYVMMYTPEYEEDRPAIVDVGYELPPMRLAIPVDEYIVDVAEEPDRDYYEFLSEPPVEPVERVYTIDEVRHSARLRDKVRRIDLDTIEFATGSAEVSMSQAKTLRNVADAMNKVLEKDPGETFFIEGHTDAVGSDRSNLVLSDERAESVAVLLTEVYGVPAENLVTQGYGERFLKIRTPEAEQENRRVTIRRVTPLVRPVAQR is encoded by the coding sequence TTGCCCGTGCTTTCGGCCTCGCTGTCGGTGCAGCCCGTGCTCGCCGAGAGCTTGATGAGGCCGTTCGAAGTTGCGCAGGAAGGCCAGCTCTCGGAGGAGGAATTGCTGCTGCAGCAGCGAAAGCAGCGCGCGGCTGAGGAAGAATCTCAGGGCCAGGCAGAAGAGCAGCAGCCGCAGGCCGAAGAGCAGGAAACGCCGAGGCGCAAGAAGCGTCAGCAGCAGGCCGAGGAGCAGCAACCCGCTGCCGAGGAGGCCGCTCCGCAGCAGGCCGAAGAGCAGGAAACGCCGAGGCGCAAGAAGCGTCAGCAGCAGGCCGAGGAGCAGCAACCCGCTGCCGAGGAGGCCGCTCCGCAGCAGGCTGAAGAGCAGGAAACTCCCAGACGCAAGAAGCGCCAGCAGCAGGCCGAAGAGCAGCAGCCCGCTGCCGAGGAGGCCGCTCCGCAGCAGGCCGAAGAGCAGGAAACGCCCAGACGCAAGAAGCGCCAGCAGCAGGCCGAAGAACAGCAGCCCGCTGCCGAGGAGGCCGCGCCGCAGCAGGCCGAAGAGCAGGAAACGCCCAGACGCAAGAAGCGCCAGCAGCAGGCCGAAGAACAGCAGCCCGCCGCCGAGGAGGCTGCGCCGCAGCAGGCCGAAGAACAGGAAACTCCCAGACGCAAGAAACGCCAGCAGCAGGCCGAAGAGCAGCAGCCCGCCGCCGAGGAGGGCGCGCCGCAGCAGGCCGAAGAGCAGGCTCCCACTCGCAAGAAACGCCAGCAGCAGGCTGAAGAGCAGCGACCAACCGACGAGCAAAAGGCTGAGGAGCGGCGACAAACCGACGAGCAAAAGGCGGCCGAGCAACCGCCTGTCGTGCCTGAAGGCGAGACGACCGCTGAGCAGCCCGCGACGGAGGCACCAGCCCAGCAGACGGGCGAGGGCGAACAGCAGCCGGTTCCGGGCGCGGAACAACCTGCGACGGCAGAGCAGCTTCAGGGCGAGCAGCCCCAGGGTCAGCCTGCTCCCGAGGTGGTCGATGAGCGCACCGTAGAAGAGAAGCAGAAGATCGCCGAGGATCCGGCGGCTTCCGACGATACCGTCGTGCTTCCGGTCGAAAAGGGCGCGGCCGTGCTCGATAGCGACAAGGACGCCGACATTTCCGGCGGCAACCAGGCCCGGGAACTTCGCCGCAAGCAGCGCGAAGAATTGCGCGCCAAGCAGGAAAGCGTAGCTCCTCCCACCGACGATGCGTCCGCGCAGGCGGCGATCCGGGTTGAAACCAAGGAGGAACTGTCGCAACGGATCGAGGCCGTGATGAAGGAGGAAGGCGAGCGGGTCGAGGAAGCCCCGGCCTTTGCCGTGCCGGAGACGACCAATATCGTCAATAACACGGTCATCAACAACACGGTGATCAACAACACCACCGTCAACAACACGACGGAAAACAATGTGACGCGACTGGAGGTCGTCGAGGAGGTCGATGATCGCGTCATCCTCGGCGTTGGCGATCGCATCTTCGTCAGGGGCGACGACCGGCCGCGTCTGCGGCAGAATGCGGAAGAGAGCTATTACGACAATCTTTCCGGCGGTCGCGTCCGTGAAACGATCGTTCGCCCCGGGGGCTATCAGATCGTCACCGTCTACAACCGTTACGGCGACATCCTGACGCGCACGCGCGTCGACCGGGACGGCAATGAATATGTAATGATGTATACGCCGGAATACGAAGAGGACCGGCCGGCGATCGTCGACGTCGGCTACGAGCTGCCGCCGATGCGCCTTGCCATACCGGTCGACGAGTATATCGTCGATGTCGCCGAGGAACCGGACAGGGATTATTACGAGTTCCTGTCCGAGCCGCCGGTGGAGCCGGTCGAGCGCGTCTACACGATCGACGAAGTTCGTCACTCCGCGCGCCTGCGCGACAAGGTCCGCCGCATCGATCTCGACACAATCGAATTTGCTACGGGCAGTGCCGAGGTGTCGATGTCGCAGGCCAAAACGCTTCGCAACGTCGCGGACGCGATGAACAAGGTCCTCGAGAAGGATCCGGGTGAAACCTTCTTCATCGAGGGCCACACGGATGCGGTCGGCTCCGACCGCTCGAATCTGGTGCTCTCCGATGAGCGTGCCGAGTCGGTCGCCGTGCTCTTGACCGAGGTCTATGGCGTCCCGGCGGAAAACCTTGTGACCCAGGGCTATGGCGAGCGGTTCCTGAAGATCCGCACTCCGGAGGCGGAGCAGGAGAACCGTCGCGTCA